One window of Botrimarina mediterranea genomic DNA carries:
- a CDS encoding S66 peptidase family protein, whose amino-acid sequence MMTRTLLALGLSFVCLASTAAEPTTKPAGLKPGDTVMIVAPSGDLDEERIELAVERLKELGFKVIVPEDVYSQWGYLAGSDQRRADEFMKAFTDPEVDAVFPGTGGYGVMRMLDLLDFDKIRDNPKVLIGFSDITALHMALAKKCNLVTFHSPNPQWGLGSDEGFPAYNAKYFWRCLMADQNDGDEGFTYETPDGAPLRVIAPGVAEGTLCGGNLTLVASLTGTEYELDTEGRVLFLEDVRESPYRIDRMLRQLKLSGQLDKPAAVILGQFSKCESDGDGSSLALAEVLLDYFADATYPVVYNFPAGHVKDNATLPLGVRARVDANQRRVSVLENAVSAP is encoded by the coding sequence ATGATGACCCGCACGCTCTTGGCCCTGGGCCTCAGCTTCGTCTGCCTCGCCTCCACGGCGGCCGAGCCGACCACCAAACCCGCGGGTCTTAAGCCCGGCGACACGGTGATGATTGTCGCCCCCTCGGGCGACCTCGATGAGGAGCGCATCGAGCTGGCCGTCGAGCGGCTGAAGGAGCTGGGCTTCAAGGTCATCGTCCCGGAAGACGTCTACAGCCAGTGGGGCTATCTGGCCGGCAGCGACCAGCGTCGGGCAGACGAATTCATGAAGGCGTTCACCGACCCCGAAGTGGACGCCGTCTTCCCTGGCACCGGCGGCTACGGCGTCATGCGGATGCTCGACCTCTTGGACTTCGACAAGATCCGCGACAACCCCAAGGTCCTGATCGGCTTCAGCGACATCACGGCGCTCCACATGGCGCTGGCGAAGAAGTGCAATCTGGTGACGTTCCACTCTCCCAACCCGCAGTGGGGTTTGGGGAGCGACGAAGGCTTTCCTGCGTACAACGCCAAGTACTTCTGGCGTTGCTTGATGGCGGACCAAAACGACGGCGACGAAGGCTTCACTTACGAGACGCCCGACGGGGCGCCGCTCCGCGTTATCGCCCCGGGCGTCGCCGAGGGGACACTGTGCGGCGGCAACCTGACGCTCGTCGCCAGCCTGACGGGCACGGAGTACGAGCTCGATACCGAAGGTCGCGTTCTCTTCCTGGAAGACGTCCGCGAATCGCCCTACCGCATCGACCGCATGCTCCGCCAGCTCAAGCTGTCGGGGCAACTCGACAAGCCGGCGGCCGTGATCCTCGGTCAGTTCAGCAAGTGCGAGTCGGACGGCGACGGCTCGAGCCTGGCGCTCGCCGAGGTGCTGCTCGATTACTTCGCCGACGCCACTTACCCGGTGGTCTACAACTTCCCGGCCGGGCATGTAAAGGACAACGCCACGCTGCCGCTGGGAGTGCGGGCACGAGTCGACGCCAATCAGCGTCGGGTCAGCGTGTTGGAGAACGCTGTATCGGCGCCGTGA
- a CDS encoding formyltetrahydrofolate deformylase has translation MQAVITAVGPDHRGLADPIVHSVTELGANIAEIQMYDRDDAHVFSMMTRIELEPARYADLRDAMVDVSKETGLSIRTWSPDLPKLENRKPRLAICVTYRPETPLAVLRAIRDGRIRGEATVVLSNRRKLQGVAEQFGVPFRLIGDDAGEPNDDAMIDICDELSIDYVVLARYMRVLPAASCWKYAGGRIINLHHGLLPSFPGMRPYHEAYASRMLAYGATCHFIVPELDAGNQIINQSTYSVLPGTSLDEVVRRGQEDNEPDCLVEGVRRVVDNEVRLHFNRVVAAHSVG, from the coding sequence ATGCAAGCCGTGATCACTGCCGTTGGCCCCGACCACCGCGGCCTGGCGGACCCGATCGTCCACTCGGTCACGGAACTCGGCGCGAACATCGCCGAGATCCAGATGTACGACCGGGACGACGCGCACGTCTTCTCGATGATGACGCGCATCGAGCTCGAGCCCGCGCGCTACGCCGACCTCCGCGACGCGATGGTCGACGTCTCGAAAGAGACGGGCCTGTCGATCCGCACTTGGTCGCCCGACCTACCGAAGCTAGAGAACCGCAAGCCGCGACTGGCGATCTGCGTCACCTACCGGCCCGAGACGCCGCTCGCCGTGCTGCGGGCGATCCGTGATGGTCGAATCCGCGGCGAGGCGACCGTCGTCCTCAGCAACCGTCGCAAGCTGCAAGGCGTGGCCGAGCAGTTCGGCGTCCCGTTCCGGCTGATCGGCGACGACGCCGGCGAGCCGAATGACGACGCGATGATCGACATCTGCGACGAGCTGTCGATCGACTACGTGGTGCTCGCCCGTTACATGCGGGTGCTGCCGGCGGCGAGCTGCTGGAAGTATGCCGGCGGGCGGATCATCAATCTGCATCATGGCCTGCTGCCGAGTTTCCCCGGCATGCGGCCGTACCACGAGGCCTACGCCAGCCGAATGCTCGCCTACGGGGCGACCTGCCACTTCATCGTCCCGGAGCTGGACGCGGGCAACCAGATCATCAATCAGTCCACCTACTCGGTCTTACCCGGGACGAGCCTCGACGAGGTCGTCCGCCGTGGGCAGGAGGACAACGAGCCTGACTGCTTGGTCGAGGGGGTCCGCCGCGTTGTGGACAACGAGGTGCGTCTGCACTTTAACCGAGTAGTCGCTGCGCATAGCGTGGGGTGA
- a CDS encoding HDOD domain-containing protein, translating into MSSTSATAPSLRAAFEADDHCLSLRSGERAIDPSIEPMFEQLTGLCTLPSVAQRVIQIADDPNADTQDLLEVVETDPAVAARLMQVVNSAYCGLRNPVGDLRSALTLLGIERVRSLALTISIGGTFGRPTPVGLLDPQRLWDHSVCVATISRQIATRCNACQPEEAYLAGLVHDMGLLFINQHLNSLAPRVLAHMQSGMSLPNAERHVLAFDHAQVGAYVAWRCGFPRDIVAAIDYHHAPAACPDEAVPLVRVVTIANYLSTRYGRGSLEGRRLPAPSEGILTPMGLDLLSLRQLWEELPETVANVHELAIA; encoded by the coding sequence GTGTCGTCGACTTCCGCCACTGCCCCATCGCTCCGAGCCGCCTTCGAGGCCGACGACCACTGCTTGTCGCTCCGGTCAGGCGAGCGCGCGATCGACCCGTCGATCGAGCCGATGTTCGAACAGCTGACGGGCTTGTGCACGCTCCCCTCGGTCGCTCAGCGAGTGATCCAGATCGCGGACGACCCGAACGCCGACACACAGGACCTGCTGGAGGTGGTTGAGACGGACCCCGCGGTCGCGGCACGACTGATGCAGGTCGTGAACTCGGCGTATTGCGGGCTGCGCAACCCGGTCGGCGACCTGCGGTCGGCGCTGACGCTGCTAGGCATTGAACGCGTCCGCAGCCTCGCCCTAACGATTTCGATCGGCGGGACCTTCGGGAGGCCGACTCCCGTTGGCTTGCTCGACCCGCAGCGGCTGTGGGACCACTCGGTGTGTGTCGCGACAATCAGCCGGCAGATCGCCACCCGCTGCAACGCTTGCCAACCCGAAGAGGCTTACCTCGCCGGGCTGGTGCACGACATGGGCCTCTTGTTCATCAATCAACATCTGAACAGCCTGGCGCCGCGGGTGCTGGCTCACATGCAGTCGGGGATGTCGCTTCCGAATGCCGAGCGGCATGTGCTGGCGTTCGACCACGCCCAGGTAGGCGCGTACGTCGCTTGGCGTTGCGGATTCCCCCGCGACATCGTGGCGGCGATCGACTATCACCACGCCCCCGCGGCTTGCCCCGATGAGGCGGTCCCGCTGGTGCGTGTCGTCACCATCGCCAATTATCTTTCGACACGGTACGGACGCGGTTCGTTAGAAGGACGCCGCCTGCCCGCTCCGAGCGAGGGCATCCTGACGCCGATGGGCCTCGACTTGTTGTCGCTGCGACAGCTGTGGGAAGAATTGCCGGAAACGGTCGCCAACGTCCATGAGCTGGCGATTGCCTGA
- a CDS encoding ATP-binding protein translates to MQPASPGNPPTDQPASATPMGAKRLDELLNRIQKLTNEEASSHPADARPPATPAAQPLPAAMLDTPSQRAAWYPAEPTSFRAAGLSESEVEHLILKYLNARAEASGRDLAEQVRLPFRLIDPLLQSMKDEQMLAHKGAAMMNDYVFTLSGVGRDRAKKLADHCTYYGAAPVPLKDYIASVSAQTISDQHPTEVDLQRAFQDLLIDERMLMRLGPAINSGRGLFLFGAPGNGKTSIAERVTKAFGEHIWIPRALGVDGEIMRLFDPSMHEEAPIEGSGGLLDDRKLDHRWVRIKRPTIVVGGELTMDSLEVTLNTVTNVSEAPVQMKSNCGTLVIDDFGRQRMTTDELLNRWIVPLEKRYDFLNLSSGKKIQVPFDQLIIFSTNLEPRDLVDDAFLRRIPYKIEVIDPSEAAFRKLLVIMAKKLGITYDQTAVDYLVEKHYKSVNRPYRACQPRDLLQQVVNYCRYTKRPIVMSRENFDFAVENYFAVM, encoded by the coding sequence ATGCAACCCGCCTCGCCCGGCAATCCACCTACCGACCAGCCCGCTAGCGCTACGCCGATGGGCGCTAAGCGGCTCGATGAGCTTCTCAATCGCATCCAGAAGCTCACCAACGAAGAGGCCAGTAGCCACCCGGCGGACGCTCGACCCCCAGCCACGCCGGCGGCGCAGCCGCTGCCGGCCGCGATGCTCGACACGCCCTCGCAACGAGCCGCTTGGTACCCCGCCGAACCGACAAGCTTCCGCGCCGCCGGCCTGTCGGAGTCGGAAGTCGAACACCTGATCCTCAAGTACCTCAACGCCCGTGCCGAGGCCTCGGGCCGCGACCTCGCCGAACAGGTGCGTCTGCCCTTCCGGCTCATCGACCCGCTGCTCCAGTCGATGAAGGACGAGCAGATGCTTGCCCATAAGGGCGCGGCGATGATGAACGACTACGTCTTCACGCTCTCCGGCGTGGGGCGTGACCGCGCGAAGAAGCTCGCCGACCACTGCACCTACTACGGCGCCGCGCCGGTGCCGCTCAAGGACTACATCGCCAGCGTCAGCGCGCAGACGATCTCTGACCAGCACCCGACCGAAGTCGACTTGCAGCGGGCGTTTCAGGACCTGCTCATTGACGAACGGATGCTGATGCGGCTGGGCCCCGCGATCAACTCGGGCCGCGGCTTATTCCTCTTCGGCGCGCCGGGCAACGGCAAGACGTCAATCGCCGAGCGCGTCACCAAAGCGTTCGGCGAACACATCTGGATCCCCCGCGCGCTGGGCGTCGATGGCGAGATTATGCGCCTGTTCGACCCCAGCATGCACGAGGAGGCGCCGATCGAGGGCTCCGGCGGCCTGCTCGACGACCGCAAGCTCGACCACCGCTGGGTCCGCATCAAGCGGCCCACGATCGTCGTCGGCGGCGAGCTGACGATGGACTCGCTCGAGGTGACGCTAAACACCGTCACCAACGTCAGCGAGGCGCCGGTGCAAATGAAGAGCAACTGCGGCACGCTGGTGATCGACGACTTCGGGCGCCAGCGGATGACGACCGACGAGTTGCTCAACCGCTGGATCGTTCCGCTCGAGAAGCGCTACGACTTCTTGAACCTCTCCAGCGGCAAGAAGATCCAGGTCCCGTTTGACCAGCTGATCATCTTCTCCACCAACCTCGAACCCCGCGACCTGGTGGACGACGCGTTCCTCCGGCGGATCCCGTACAAGATCGAGGTGATCGACCCCAGCGAAGCGGCCTTCCGCAAGCTGCTGGTGATCATGGCGAAGAAGCTCGGGATTACCTATGACCAAACCGCCGTCGACTACCTCGTCGAGAAGCATTACAAGTCGGTCAACCGTCCCTACCGGGCGTGCCAGCCGCGCGACTTGCTCCAGCAGGTCGTGAACTACTGCCGATACACCAAGAGGCCGATCGTCATGTCACGGGAGAACTTCGACTTCGCGGTCGAGAACTACTTCGCGGTGATGTGA
- a CDS encoding four helix bundle protein produces MKPNARDSTKDYLRFIAIARGSLAELETQTTIAKHLTYFDAESSNQLLARCEEESRMLTALRASLARRLQS; encoded by the coding sequence CTGAAGCCCAACGCCCGCGACTCCACCAAAGACTACTTACGCTTCATCGCGATCGCCCGTGGCTCGCTTGCCGAGCTGGAAACACAAACGACGATCGCGAAACATTTGACCTACTTCGACGCTGAGTCCAGTAACCAACTGCTAGCGAGATGTGAGGAAGAGAGCCGCATGCTGACAGCCCTGCGAGCATCACTAGCCCGCCGGCTGCAAAGCTGA
- a CDS encoding globin family protein, which produces MSPHEIKLVCASWNEAAPVADTVVRLFYRRLFEIVPELRSRFRTSMSEQGDHLVAALDELTESLVSGETPCEIPASIDPRYADAIAKAWTWTLRQELGRKAPIATRKAWRTMLSTPAAAPLYAVAMGELELAIA; this is translated from the coding sequence ATGTCTCCGCACGAGATCAAGCTGGTTTGCGCATCCTGGAACGAAGCAGCGCCGGTCGCTGACACCGTCGTCCGTTTGTTCTACCGTCGCCTGTTCGAGATCGTCCCCGAGCTGCGCAGCCGCTTCCGCACTTCGATGTCGGAGCAGGGCGATCACTTGGTCGCCGCGCTGGATGAATTGACGGAGTCGCTTGTTAGCGGCGAGACGCCCTGCGAAATCCCCGCCTCGATCGACCCGCGTTACGCCGACGCGATCGCCAAGGCCTGGACATGGACGCTCCGCCAAGAGCTCGGCCGCAAGGCGCCGATCGCCACCCGCAAGGCCTGGCGCACGATGCTCTCAACGCCAGCAGCGGCGCCGCTATACGCCGTCGCGATGGGTGAGCTCGAGCTGGCGATCGCCTGA
- a CDS encoding SBBP repeat-containing protein codes for MKPTPTIARAAVVLVLLLLPLPSYAVALEWTQQLGTVRNDVAYGVSADGLGNVYLSGYTSGSLGGPNAGDFDAYVSKYDTAGTLQWTLQLGTVSIDIAHGVSADGLGNVYISGATNGSLGGPNAGFTDAFVSKYDASGTLQWTQQLGTSDHDRAFGVSADGWGNVYISGETRTNAFVSKYDVAGTLQWTQHLGTVGNDSANGVSADELGNVYISGATNGSLGRPNAGLTDAFVSKYDAAGTLLWTQQLGTVKHDRARGVSADGLGNVYLSGYTSGSLGGPNAGGGDAFVSKYDAAGTLQWTQQLGTASSDEAYGVSADGLGNVYIAGSTWGSLGRTHPGNNDAFVSKYDASGTLLWTQQLGTVGNDEARGVSADGFGNVYLSGATNGSLGGPSAGNHDAFVAKISDPTPNPGDYNVDGVVDAADYTVWRDNVGQPIGTLLNDPSVGTTTAPIGAAQRETWRANYGRSFNVGPLGANALPEPAALTLLAGACLATLVRRRRSGDRQLELTHRDGV; via the coding sequence TTGAAGCCCACGCCAACGATCGCCCGCGCTGCAGTTGTCTTGGTGCTCCTCTTGCTGCCGCTGCCCAGTTATGCCGTGGCGCTTGAGTGGACCCAACAACTCGGAACGGTCCGCAACGATGTGGCCTATGGCGTTTCGGCTGACGGGTTGGGAAATGTCTACCTCTCGGGATATACGTCCGGGAGCCTGGGAGGCCCCAACGCGGGCGACTTCGACGCGTACGTTAGCAAGTACGACACGGCGGGCACGCTCCAGTGGACCCTGCAACTCGGAACAGTCAGCATCGATATTGCCCATGGCGTGTCGGCTGACGGGTTGGGGAATGTCTACATCTCGGGAGCAACCAATGGGAGCCTGGGAGGGCCCAACGCGGGCTTCACCGACGCGTTCGTGAGCAAGTACGACGCGTCGGGCACGCTCCAATGGACCCAGCAGCTCGGAACGTCCGACCACGATCGTGCCTTTGGCGTGTCGGCTGACGGGTGGGGGAATGTCTACATCTCGGGAGAGACACGCACCAACGCGTTCGTGAGTAAGTACGACGTGGCGGGCACGCTCCAGTGGACCCAGCATCTCGGAACGGTCGGCAACGATTCTGCCAATGGCGTGTCGGCTGACGAGTTGGGGAATGTCTACATCTCGGGAGCAACCAACGGGAGCCTGGGAAGGCCCAACGCGGGCCTCACCGACGCGTTCGTGAGCAAGTACGACGCGGCGGGCACACTCCTCTGGACGCAGCAACTCGGAACGGTCAAACACGATAGAGCCCGTGGCGTATCGGCTGACGGGTTGGGAAATGTCTATCTCTCGGGATACACGTCCGGGAGCCTGGGAGGGCCAAACGCGGGCGGCGGCGACGCGTTCGTGAGCAAGTACGACGCGGCGGGCACGCTCCAATGGACCCAGCAGCTCGGAACGGCCAGCTCCGATGAAGCCTATGGCGTGTCGGCTGACGGGTTGGGGAATGTCTACATCGCGGGATCCACCTGGGGGAGCCTGGGAAGGACCCACCCGGGCAACAACGACGCGTTCGTGAGCAAGTACGACGCGTCGGGCACGCTCCTGTGGACGCAGCAGCTCGGAACGGTCGGCAACGATGAAGCCCGAGGCGTGTCGGCTGACGGGTTTGGGAATGTCTACCTCTCGGGTGCAACCAACGGGAGCCTGGGAGGGCCCAGCGCGGGCAACCATGACGCGTTCGTGGCGAAGATTTCTGATCCGACGCCAAACCCCGGCGACTACAACGTCGATGGCGTCGTCGATGCGGCCGACTACACGGTGTGGCGTGACAACGTTGGCCAGCCAATCGGCACGCTTCTGAACGATCCATCGGTGGGAACCACCACGGCGCCGATTGGCGCCGCGCAGCGAGAAACCTGGCGCGCTAATTATGGCAGGAGCTTCAACGTCGGGCCGCTGGGGGCGAATGCGCTACCCGAGCCGGCGGCGCTCACGCTTCTGGCCGGCGCCTGCCTGGCAACACTCGTCCGGCGCCGGCGATCAGGCGATCGCCAGCTCGAGCTCACCCATCGCGACGGCGTATAG
- the dcd gene encoding dCTP deaminase, translated as MILSGQEIQRRLGGDIVIEGYDPARLNPNSYNLTLHDELMVYEEVVLDMAKPNRVRRLTIPEEGIVLSPNQLYLARTVERTTTHNLVPQIEGRSSIGRLGLFVHVTAGFGDVGFSGYWTLEMFAVQPVRIYAGVPICQIFYHEITGEITEYASKYQHNRDIQPSLLFEELRRGDEADPQMPLNFGMERPVGR; from the coding sequence ATGATATTGTCAGGCCAAGAGATCCAGCGGCGCCTCGGTGGTGACATCGTCATCGAGGGTTACGACCCCGCGCGACTCAACCCCAACAGCTACAACCTGACGCTGCACGACGAGCTGATGGTCTACGAGGAAGTCGTCCTCGACATGGCGAAGCCCAACCGCGTTCGCCGGCTGACGATTCCCGAAGAAGGGATCGTGCTCAGCCCTAACCAGCTTTACTTGGCGCGCACGGTGGAGCGCACCACGACGCACAACCTCGTGCCGCAGATCGAGGGGCGCAGCTCGATCGGCCGTTTAGGCTTATTCGTCCACGTGACGGCTGGCTTCGGCGACGTGGGCTTCAGCGGCTACTGGACGCTGGAGATGTTCGCGGTGCAGCCGGTGCGGATTTATGCGGGCGTACCGATCTGCCAAATCTTCTATCACGAGATCACCGGCGAGATCACCGAGTACGCCAGCAAGTACCAGCACAACCGCGACATCCAACCGAGCCTCCTCTTCGAAGAGCTCCGCCGCGGCGACGAAGCCGACCCGCAGATGCCGCTGAACTTCGGGATGGAACGGCCAGTAGGGCGCTAG
- the nth gene encoding endonuclease III, with amino-acid sequence MPSRPARPASSDRADLPRPPAPEGFAERKAQAGRVARRLAADHGDAVCALEYDSPVQLLVATILSAQCTDERVNLVTQKLFADCPTAADLAALPIAKLEDYVKSTGFFRNKAKNVKACCTELVENHHGEVPQDMPTLVNLAGVGRKTANVVLGTAYGIASGVVVDTHVGRISRRTGLTEHDDPVKVERDLMELLPKSRWVDFAHQMIYHGRRVCDARRPKCEVCSMRKFCPRVGVE; translated from the coding sequence ATGCCGTCCCGCCCCGCCCGCCCTGCGTCGTCCGACCGGGCCGACTTGCCCCGCCCGCCGGCGCCGGAGGGCTTCGCCGAGCGCAAGGCTCAGGCCGGTCGCGTCGCGCGGCGACTGGCGGCGGACCACGGGGACGCCGTTTGCGCGCTGGAGTACGACTCGCCCGTCCAACTGCTGGTGGCGACGATCCTCTCGGCCCAGTGCACCGACGAGCGGGTGAACCTCGTCACCCAGAAGCTGTTCGCCGATTGCCCCACCGCGGCGGACCTGGCGGCCCTGCCGATCGCGAAGCTCGAGGACTACGTGAAGAGCACCGGCTTTTTCCGCAACAAGGCGAAGAACGTCAAGGCGTGCTGCACCGAGCTGGTCGAGAATCACCACGGCGAGGTCCCCCAGGACATGCCGACGCTCGTCAACCTCGCCGGCGTCGGCCGCAAGACGGCGAACGTCGTGCTGGGGACGGCCTACGGCATCGCCTCGGGCGTCGTGGTCGATACGCATGTCGGGCGTATCAGCCGCCGGACCGGTTTGACCGAACACGACGACCCGGTAAAGGTCGAGCGCGACCTGATGGAGCTGCTGCCCAAGAGCCGGTGGGTCGATTTCGCCCACCAGATGATCTATCACGGACGCCGTGTCTGCGACGCGCGGCGGCCCAAGTGCGAGGTTTGTTCGATGCGGAAGTTTTGTCCCCGGGTGGGGGTTGAGTGA
- a CDS encoding Bax inhibitor-1/YccA family protein, whose product MAADTLSGNPYASFGYTVAEAAPADRVTFIRRTYTHLAMAVYAFAALLWAYFQTGFADWVMLQVQAAPWLLLASFGGFMVVSWVANRWAMSETSVAKQYAGLVGYVVAQSIFILPMLWFAQDKTMQLAPGQDVNVIGAAGLVTLVMFGGLTAIVWLTGKDFSFLGYGLGIAGMGIFALIVASFFFGGLNLGIWFSVAMIVFASAYILYDTSNVMHHYRPTQHVAASLALFASVALLFWYVLRLFIALSSRD is encoded by the coding sequence ATGGCCGCTGACACGCTTTCTGGCAATCCCTACGCGTCGTTTGGCTACACCGTCGCCGAGGCGGCGCCCGCCGACCGCGTCACGTTCATCCGCCGCACGTACACGCACCTGGCGATGGCCGTCTACGCCTTCGCGGCGCTCTTGTGGGCCTACTTCCAGACCGGCTTTGCCGACTGGGTCATGCTCCAGGTACAGGCCGCGCCCTGGCTGCTGCTGGCGTCGTTCGGCGGGTTTATGGTCGTGAGCTGGGTCGCCAACCGTTGGGCGATGAGCGAGACGTCCGTCGCGAAGCAGTACGCGGGCCTCGTCGGCTATGTCGTCGCGCAGTCGATCTTCATCCTGCCGATGCTCTGGTTCGCCCAAGACAAGACGATGCAGCTGGCGCCCGGCCAGGACGTGAACGTCATCGGCGCCGCGGGCCTGGTGACGCTCGTGATGTTCGGCGGCCTCACTGCGATCGTCTGGCTCACCGGCAAGGACTTCTCGTTCCTCGGCTACGGCCTCGGCATCGCAGGCATGGGCATCTTTGCGCTGATCGTCGCCAGCTTCTTCTTCGGCGGCCTCAACCTGGGCATTTGGTTCTCCGTGGCGATGATCGTCTTCGCTTCGGCGTACATCCTCTACGACACGTCGAACGTGATGCACCACTACCGCCCCACACAGCACGTCGCCGCGTCGCTGGCGCTGTTCGCCTCGGTAGCCCTGCTGTTCTGGTACGTGCTCCGCCTGTTCATCGCCCTTTCCAGCCGCGACTGA